The following coding sequences lie in one Miscanthus floridulus cultivar M001 chromosome 9, ASM1932011v1, whole genome shotgun sequence genomic window:
- the LOC136482089 gene encoding uncharacterized protein, with product MDSGAQLSYINLDIHCSDAVLKDPKDSRGRRNKMSSKKANRVLVLVLLLIVLPAISIGGRELADEKDHKVHSTAASEKGATASGDMVKTNDYGRYDPTPAFSKPRFKLIPN from the exons ATGGACAGTGGAGCACAGCTGAGCTATATAAATCTGGATATACACTGTTCTGATGCAGTGCTCAAGGACCCGAAGGATTCGAGAGggagaaggaacaagatgagTTCCAAGAAAGCAAACAGGGTTTTGGTACTTGTTCTTCTGCTTATTGTTTTGCCTGCGATTTCGATCG GAGGAAGGGAGTTGGCGGATGAAAAGGATCACAAG GTGCATTCCACTGCTGCCTCTGAAAAGGGAGCAACGGCTTCAGGAGATATGGTCAAGACAAATGATTATGGGCGCTACGATCCGACTCCGGCGTTTTCCAAGCCTCGCTTCAAGCTTATACCCAACTGA